The following are encoded together in the Mumia sp. Pv4-285 genome:
- a CDS encoding VIT1/CCC1 transporter family protein — protein sequence MTEPSTPEDAAGAAPYPLPDPATIGDEHQDVTGGWLRPAVFGASDGLVSNFALIMGMAGGTSDPTPVIVAGVAGLAAGAFSMAVGEYTSVASQSELARAEVKRERRQILRDDRQEQAELASLFVAKGVEEDVAREVAEQIHSDPDNAVRVHAREEFGVDITDLPSPMLAAVSSFLSFAIGALIPLLPLMIGFTSLAPTVGASLVALFATGALVTAITDRPWWFGGLRQLVLGGAAAALTFGIGGLVGGVTG from the coding sequence GTGACCGAGCCATCCACCCCAGAGGACGCAGCCGGTGCTGCGCCGTACCCGCTGCCTGACCCGGCGACGATCGGCGACGAGCACCAGGACGTCACCGGCGGGTGGCTCCGCCCCGCGGTGTTCGGCGCCTCCGACGGTCTGGTCTCCAACTTCGCGCTGATCATGGGGATGGCCGGAGGGACGAGCGACCCGACCCCGGTGATCGTCGCCGGCGTCGCCGGTCTCGCCGCCGGGGCGTTCTCGATGGCCGTCGGCGAGTACACGTCGGTCGCCAGCCAGTCGGAGCTCGCTCGGGCCGAGGTCAAGCGGGAGCGACGCCAGATCCTGCGCGACGACCGGCAGGAGCAGGCCGAGCTGGCGTCGTTGTTCGTCGCGAAGGGCGTCGAGGAGGACGTCGCACGCGAGGTCGCCGAGCAGATCCACTCCGACCCCGACAACGCCGTACGCGTCCATGCGCGCGAGGAGTTCGGCGTCGACATCACCGACCTCCCGTCGCCGATGCTCGCCGCGGTCTCGTCCTTCCTGTCGTTCGCGATCGGAGCGCTGATCCCGCTCCTCCCGCTGATGATCGGGTTCACCTCGTTGGCCCCGACCGTGGGGGCGTCGCTCGTCGCGCTCTTCGCGACCGGAGCCCTCGTCACGGCGATCACCGACCGTCCGTGGTGGTTCGGCGGTCTGCGCCAGCTGGTCCTCGGTGGCGCCGCCGCGGCGCTCACCTTCGGGATCGGTGGACTCGTCGGCGGGGTCACGGGCTGA
- a CDS encoding RDD family protein, with product MSDQPPYPPQEPQQPPYGQQPPPGYGQQPPPGYGQQPPPGYGQQPSPYGQQPPQYGQYGGGGYSPLADYQPPSPYAGWWSRVAALIIDGLIGTLASAIPIIIGAVLLSTSVEVQSDPYGNTSESEVTNEGLFALGIILLIVGFLVAFLFQIWNQGIRQGKGGQSLGKQFLGITVIEMSTGQPQGAGKGALRWLLYYVLASLCFLDLLWPLWDKKHQTWHDMIVSSVVVKA from the coding sequence ATGTCCGACCAGCCGCCGTACCCGCCGCAGGAGCCGCAGCAGCCGCCGTACGGCCAGCAGCCTCCGCCGGGATACGGACAGCAACCGCCTCCCGGTTACGGGCAGCAGCCCCCGCCCGGCTACGGCCAGCAACCCTCGCCGTACGGTCAGCAGCCCCCGCAGTACGGCCAGTACGGCGGAGGCGGCTACTCGCCGCTCGCCGACTACCAGCCGCCGTCGCCGTACGCGGGCTGGTGGTCGCGCGTCGCCGCGCTGATCATCGACGGTCTGATCGGCACGCTCGCCTCAGCGATCCCGATCATCATCGGGGCGGTGCTGCTCTCCACCTCCGTCGAGGTCCAGTCGGACCCGTACGGCAACACCTCCGAGAGCGAGGTGACGAACGAGGGGCTGTTCGCGCTCGGCATCATCCTGCTGATCGTCGGCTTCCTGGTCGCCTTCCTGTTCCAGATCTGGAACCAGGGCATCCGGCAGGGCAAGGGTGGTCAGAGCCTCGGCAAGCAGTTCCTCGGGATCACCGTCATCGAGATGAGCACCGGCCAGCCCCAGGGGGCCGGCAAGGGTGCGCTCCGCTGGCTGCTCTACTACGTCCTGGCGAGCCTCTGCTTCCTCGACCTCCTGTGGCCGCTCTGGGACAAGAAGCACCAGACGTGGCACGACATGATCGTCTCCTCGGTGGTCGTGAAGGCGTGA
- a CDS encoding DUF2752 domain-containing protein, producing the protein MTTEAGPRPATSTWRALRAPLAVGAAGAGLAAILHFRDPNTAGSYGFCPFEVLTGWDCPGCGGLRAVHALTDLQVGVALSSNVLAVALVVALAVAFIAWIPRRLADPRSSMIAISSRTGVVLIAIGFVFTVVRNTPWGSWLAP; encoded by the coding sequence GTGACCACCGAGGCCGGTCCCCGCCCCGCCACCTCGACGTGGCGCGCTCTTCGCGCACCGCTCGCGGTGGGTGCGGCGGGGGCTGGCCTCGCGGCGATCCTTCACTTCCGCGACCCGAACACCGCCGGCAGCTATGGGTTCTGCCCGTTCGAGGTGCTGACCGGCTGGGACTGCCCGGGCTGCGGCGGGCTGCGGGCGGTGCACGCACTCACCGACCTCCAGGTGGGTGTGGCCCTGTCGAGCAACGTTCTCGCCGTCGCACTGGTGGTGGCGCTCGCTGTCGCGTTCATCGCCTGGATCCCGCGTCGGCTCGCCGATCCTCGTTCGTCGATGATCGCGATCTCGTCGCGTACCGGCGTCGTGCTGATCGCGATCGGCTTCGTCTTCACCGTCGTGCGCAACACCCCGTGGGGGTCGTGGCTCGCTCCGTGA
- a CDS encoding Trp biosynthesis-associated membrane protein, translating into MSSRGYGTTVLLGVVGAAVAFFAASRPWARITVETEGLARDAVSISGNDAIPVVGGLALVALAGCVAVLATAGRIRVAVGAVVTLASIGAMVAVVTGGGALHDALALSLADSPAMAGNAALQESLADEAAATAWRWVALVALVLPALAGLAVVRWGRTWPSMGRRYDSVGQQKAARNDDDPWKALDRGEDPTV; encoded by the coding sequence GTGAGCTCCCGCGGTTACGGCACGACAGTCCTGCTCGGCGTGGTCGGAGCGGCTGTGGCCTTCTTCGCCGCCTCGCGGCCGTGGGCACGCATCACGGTCGAGACCGAAGGCCTCGCGCGCGACGCCGTGTCGATCAGCGGCAACGACGCCATCCCGGTGGTCGGCGGCCTCGCGCTGGTCGCGCTCGCCGGGTGCGTCGCGGTCCTCGCGACCGCGGGCCGGATCCGTGTCGCGGTCGGTGCGGTCGTGACGCTCGCCTCGATCGGCGCGATGGTCGCCGTCGTCACAGGGGGCGGCGCCCTGCACGACGCCCTCGCGCTGTCGCTGGCGGACTCACCGGCGATGGCCGGCAACGCGGCGCTCCAGGAGTCTCTCGCGGACGAGGCTGCTGCGACGGCGTGGCGATGGGTCGCGCTGGTCGCGCTCGTCCTCCCGGCGCTCGCGGGGCTGGCGGTCGTCCGCTGGGGACGTACGTGGCCCTCGATGGGCCGGCGCTACGACTCGGTCGGCCAGCAGAAGGCCGCCCGCAACGACGACGATCCGTGGAAGGCGCTCGACCGCGGCGAGGACCCGACCGTCTAG
- the trpA gene encoding tryptophan synthase subunit alpha: MSALADTLARIRAEGRPALVGYLPAGFPDKQTAIDAMVAMVEGGVDIVEIGLPYSDPVMDGPTIQRAAEAALRAGMRVADVFDTVEAVAATGAPTLVMTYWNPVERVGVEAFASRLAAAGGAGLITPDLIPDEAAEWIESSTTHGLDRVFLVAPSSTDARLAMTAQASSGFLYATSVMGVTGTRTATSTAAPTLVERVKKVSDIPVGVGLGVSNGDQAAEVGAFADAVIVGSALVARLLDAGSDTATGIAAVRALAEDLRAGVERARTAPSVPTTADKGALA; the protein is encoded by the coding sequence ATGAGCGCGCTGGCCGACACCCTGGCACGGATCCGCGCCGAGGGACGTCCGGCGCTGGTCGGATACCTGCCGGCGGGCTTCCCCGACAAGCAGACCGCGATCGATGCGATGGTCGCGATGGTCGAGGGCGGCGTCGACATCGTCGAGATCGGCCTCCCCTACTCCGACCCCGTGATGGACGGACCCACGATCCAGCGTGCCGCCGAGGCAGCGCTGAGGGCGGGGATGCGGGTGGCCGACGTGTTCGACACGGTCGAGGCTGTGGCGGCCACCGGCGCGCCGACTCTGGTGATGACCTACTGGAACCCGGTCGAGCGCGTCGGCGTCGAGGCGTTCGCGTCGCGGCTGGCGGCGGCCGGGGGAGCGGGCCTCATCACCCCTGACCTGATCCCCGACGAGGCGGCGGAGTGGATCGAGTCCTCCACCACGCACGGCCTCGACCGGGTCTTCCTGGTGGCACCGTCGTCGACCGACGCCCGGCTCGCGATGACGGCGCAGGCGTCGAGCGGGTTCCTGTACGCCACCTCGGTCATGGGGGTGACAGGCACGCGGACCGCGACGAGCACGGCGGCCCCGACCCTCGTCGAGCGTGTCAAGAAGGTGAGCGACATCCCGGTCGGCGTCGGCCTGGGTGTGAGCAACGGTGATCAGGCGGCCGAGGTCGGCGCGTTCGCCGATGCCGTGATCGTCGGTTCGGCACTCGTGGCACGGCTGCTCGATGCGGGCTCGGACACCGCGACGGGCATCGCCGCCGTCCGCGCCCTCGCCGAGGACCTTCGCGCAGGTGTCGAGCGAGCCCGCACGGCACCCTCCGTACCGACCACCGCAGACAAGGGAGCCCTCGCGTGA
- the trpC gene encoding indole-3-glycerol phosphate synthase TrpC, producing the protein MSVLDDIIAGVLEDLETRMATVPLADLKERAGRQDPALDPMPTFRADGVSVIAEVKRASPSKGSLAAIKDPAALAVDYAAGGAAAISVLTEQRRFSGSLDDLRAVRAQVACPVLRKDFITTSYQLWEARAAGADMALLIVAALDQSALESLIERARSIGLTPLVEVHDEEEVERAIAADARLVGVNARNLKTLEIDRTTFARLAPLIPDTVVKVAESGVRDTKDVIEYARSGAQVVLVGETLVTGGNPRSTVADLVAAGSHPALQHRW; encoded by the coding sequence ATGTCCGTTCTCGACGACATCATCGCGGGAGTCCTCGAGGACCTCGAGACTCGCATGGCGACTGTGCCCTTGGCCGATCTCAAGGAGCGCGCAGGCCGACAGGATCCCGCGCTCGACCCCATGCCGACGTTCCGAGCCGACGGCGTCTCGGTCATCGCCGAGGTGAAGCGTGCGAGTCCCTCCAAGGGTTCGCTCGCGGCGATCAAGGACCCTGCGGCGCTGGCCGTCGACTATGCGGCCGGTGGTGCTGCGGCGATCTCCGTGCTCACCGAGCAGCGGCGCTTCTCCGGCAGCCTCGACGACCTCCGCGCCGTCCGCGCCCAGGTCGCCTGCCCGGTCCTCCGCAAGGACTTCATCACGACCTCCTACCAGCTGTGGGAGGCCCGCGCCGCCGGTGCCGACATGGCGCTCCTCATCGTCGCGGCTCTCGACCAGTCGGCCCTCGAGTCGCTGATCGAGCGCGCACGCTCCATCGGGCTGACCCCGCTGGTCGAGGTGCACGACGAGGAGGAGGTCGAGCGAGCGATCGCCGCCGACGCACGGCTCGTCGGTGTCAACGCGCGCAACCTCAAGACCCTCGAGATCGACCGTACGACCTTCGCCAGGCTGGCCCCGCTCATCCCCGACACGGTCGTCAAGGTCGCCGAGTCCGGTGTGCGCGACACCAAGGACGTCATCGAGTACGCCCGCTCCGGCGCCCAGGTCGTCCTGGTGGGGGAGACGCTCGTGACGGGCGGCAACCCGCGCTCGACCGTCGCTGACCTTGTCGCCGCCGGGTCGCACCCCGCTCTGCAGCACCGATGGTGA
- the lgt gene encoding prolipoprotein diacylglyceryl transferase, which translates to MILASIPSPSESVWNLGPFPIRAYALCIIAGVVAAIWVGDKRFQARGGKPGAVADVAIWAIPFGLVGARLYHVVTNPELYFAEGRDPVRALYIWEGGLGIWGAISLGALGAYIACRRYGIRFAPLADALAPGILLAQAIGRFGNWFNQELFGSPTDLPWGLEIDAAHRPAGYEQYETFHATFLYESLWNLAGFFLLIWLDRRFRLGGGRVVALYVAIYTLGRFWIEGLRIDTAHELLGLRLNQWTSIVLFVAAIGLFVWLTRTGRGEREDVVQVDKDDSDAEAEPAAGAVEPDPAAGDATEPAVDRDVTEATAADETVADDTTSSGDGDAPRS; encoded by the coding sequence GTGATCCTGGCCTCGATCCCGAGCCCGTCGGAGTCCGTCTGGAACCTCGGTCCCTTCCCGATCCGGGCGTACGCCCTCTGCATCATCGCCGGTGTCGTCGCGGCGATCTGGGTCGGCGACAAGCGCTTCCAGGCCCGCGGCGGCAAGCCCGGCGCCGTGGCGGACGTCGCGATCTGGGCAATCCCGTTCGGGCTCGTCGGTGCCCGCCTCTACCACGTGGTCACGAACCCCGAGCTCTACTTCGCCGAGGGCCGTGACCCGGTCCGCGCCCTCTACATCTGGGAGGGCGGACTCGGCATCTGGGGCGCCATCTCGCTCGGTGCCCTCGGTGCGTACATCGCCTGCCGTCGGTACGGCATCCGCTTCGCGCCGCTGGCGGACGCTCTCGCACCCGGCATCCTGCTCGCGCAGGCGATCGGGCGGTTCGGCAACTGGTTCAACCAGGAGCTCTTCGGCAGCCCGACCGATCTTCCGTGGGGACTGGAGATCGACGCCGCGCACCGTCCCGCCGGCTACGAGCAGTACGAGACGTTCCACGCGACCTTCCTCTACGAGTCGCTCTGGAACCTCGCCGGCTTCTTCCTCCTGATCTGGCTCGACCGCCGGTTCCGGCTCGGCGGTGGCCGGGTCGTCGCGCTGTACGTGGCGATCTACACGCTCGGGCGGTTCTGGATCGAGGGCCTCCGCATCGACACGGCCCACGAGCTCCTCGGCCTCCGACTGAACCAGTGGACCTCCATCGTCCTGTTCGTCGCCGCGATCGGCCTGTTCGTCTGGCTCACCAGGACGGGCCGAGGCGAGCGCGAGGACGTCGTCCAGGTCGACAAGGACGACTCCGACGCCGAAGCCGAGCCCGCCGCGGGCGCGGTCGAGCCGGACCCGGCAGCGGGCGACGCGACGGAGCCTGCGGTCGACCGCGACGTCACGGAGGCCACGGCAGCCGACGAGACCGTCGCGGACGACACGACCTCCTCGGGTGACGGCGACGCGCCACGGTCGTAG
- the trpB gene encoding tryptophan synthase subunit beta, with product MFSSASSADPQPTTLPDEHGHFGRFGGRFMPEALIAPLDELERAWREAKQDPTFVDELDRMFREYANLPSPLYEASRLSERAGARILLKREDLNHTGAHKIRNVLGQALLTRRMGKRRVIAETGAGQHGVATATACAYLDLECVVYMGEVDTERQALNVARMNMLGATVVPVTTGSRTLKDAINEALRDWVSTVDDTHYLLGTAAGAHPFPEIVRDLTRGIGDESRAQVLERIGSLPDAAAACVGGGSNAIGLFAGFLADSDVRLYGFEAGGDGFETGRHAATITAGDVGVLHGTRSFLLQDEDGQTIESHSISAGLDYPGVGPEHAYLAETGRVTYEPVTDDEAMAAFDLLCKTEGIIPAIESAHAVAGALRIVPQLTSELGRTPTILVNLSGRGDKDAHTAAEYFGLLSEEDA from the coding sequence ATGTTCAGCTCTGCCTCCTCGGCCGACCCGCAACCCACGACGCTGCCCGACGAGCACGGCCACTTCGGCCGTTTCGGCGGCCGGTTCATGCCCGAGGCGCTGATCGCTCCTCTCGACGAGCTCGAACGCGCGTGGCGCGAGGCCAAGCAAGACCCGACGTTCGTCGACGAGCTGGACCGCATGTTCCGCGAGTACGCGAACCTTCCCAGCCCGCTGTACGAGGCGTCGCGCCTGTCCGAGCGCGCGGGGGCTCGGATCCTCCTCAAGCGCGAGGACCTGAACCACACGGGCGCGCACAAGATCCGCAACGTGCTGGGTCAGGCCCTGCTCACCCGCCGGATGGGCAAGCGGCGCGTGATCGCCGAGACGGGGGCGGGCCAGCACGGCGTCGCCACGGCCACCGCCTGCGCGTACCTCGACCTCGAGTGCGTCGTCTACATGGGCGAGGTCGACACCGAGCGTCAGGCACTGAACGTCGCCCGCATGAACATGCTCGGCGCCACGGTGGTCCCGGTGACCACCGGCAGCCGCACCCTCAAGGACGCCATCAACGAGGCGCTGCGCGACTGGGTCAGCACCGTCGACGACACGCACTACCTGCTCGGTACGGCGGCCGGCGCGCACCCGTTCCCCGAGATCGTGCGAGACCTCACCCGTGGCATCGGCGACGAGTCCCGCGCCCAGGTGCTCGAGCGGATCGGCAGCCTGCCCGACGCGGCCGCGGCCTGCGTCGGCGGCGGCTCCAACGCGATCGGCCTGTTCGCCGGGTTCCTCGCCGACTCCGACGTACGCCTGTACGGTTTCGAGGCCGGCGGCGACGGTTTCGAGACCGGTCGCCACGCGGCGACGATCACCGCGGGCGACGTCGGCGTGCTCCATGGCACGCGCTCGTTCCTCCTCCAGGACGAGGACGGCCAGACGATCGAGTCGCACTCCATCTCGGCCGGCCTCGACTACCCGGGCGTCGGCCCCGAGCACGCCTACCTCGCCGAGACCGGGCGCGTCACGTACGAGCCGGTCACCGACGACGAGGCGATGGCGGCCTTCGACCTGCTCTGCAAGACCGAGGGCATCATCCCCGCGATCGAGTCCGCCCACGCCGTCGCAGGGGCTCTGCGGATCGTCCCTCAGCTGACGAGCGAGCTCGGTCGCACGCCGACGATCCTGGTGAACCTCTCCGGACGCGGCGACAAGGACGCTCACACGGCGGCCGAGTACTTCGGGCTGCTCTCCGAGGAGGACGCATGA
- a CDS encoding HGxxPAAW family protein translates to MHGSSPAAWTAVVICLIGFTVGGVALLMGPAWVMFWIGVALVLGSAIVAKVMGAAGLGAKAH, encoded by the coding sequence ATGCATGGTTCCTCCCCGGCCGCTTGGACGGCAGTCGTCATCTGCCTGATCGGTTTCACCGTCGGCGGTGTCGCGCTGCTGATGGGCCCTGCCTGGGTGATGTTCTGGATCGGTGTCGCGCTCGTCCTCGGCTCGGCGATCGTCGCCAAGGTCATGGGCGCGGCGGGTCTCGGCGCCAAGGCGCACTGA
- a CDS encoding DUF4190 domain-containing protein, producing MSYPPPGGPTPPGNEPPSYNPPPGGYGGPPPGGYGGPPPGGDPYGEPPKNSTKATWALVTGILGLCCGPLGVVGIVLGRQAKDEIAASNGRLTGAGLAQAGFIIGIIAVVLWALGLVARLSGAV from the coding sequence ATGAGCTATCCCCCACCCGGTGGCCCCACACCACCGGGCAACGAGCCGCCCAGCTACAACCCGCCTCCTGGCGGATACGGAGGTCCGCCGCCGGGCGGATACGGAGGTCCGCCGCCCGGCGGTGATCCGTACGGCGAGCCGCCGAAGAACTCGACCAAGGCCACGTGGGCCCTGGTGACCGGCATCCTCGGCCTGTGCTGCGGACCGCTCGGCGTCGTCGGCATCGTTCTCGGCCGCCAGGCCAAGGACGAGATCGCCGCATCGAACGGCCGGCTCACCGGCGCCGGTCTGGCCCAGGCCGGATTCATCATCGGCATCATCGCCGTGGTGCTCTGGGCGCTCGGCCTCGTCGCCCGGCTGTCCGGCGCCGTCTGA